From the Manduca sexta isolate Smith_Timp_Sample1 unplaced genomic scaffold, JHU_Msex_v1.0 HiC_scaffold_1243, whole genome shotgun sequence genome, the window CTAAAATGTGTGCTAAACAGGGTGGAGATACCCATCTTTTTTCTCTGTTCTTCCATGTTTAGTAGTTATCCGAAATACCTTTTAACTTTAATGGTTATAAAAATGGCTTttctatttgtataaattttatccttgTACCAACCATTTTGCATTAAAGAAATATCGCCTCAAAgaaataattctttaaataaaaacaatatcacttcaATTACAACTACATATATTTACAACTAACATATACACTAATAACATATTACTTTTTCTTATACAGAGCGGATCCTTTGGGCTTCAGCCGATCAGATAAGATCTGTTGTTTCTCTTGTTCCTTCGCTAGTTGCATCTTCTGGTATCTTTCCTTTGCAAAGTCCAGTTCGGAGCAAAGTTGTACTATTTGTTCTGCATATTGTCTCTGTCGTAACATCCTCAGCTTTTGTTTGTGCTGAAAATGTTTTGAGATAAATTAGATATAGATATACAAATGCAATGAAAGGGTctcttttttatacgagcacagcTATGTGACCCTACTgtagctgatggtaagtgggatgtccaatagaatgtcaactgatgagagatgaccTTGGCgttcaacacaattatgctggcctgttggaactggatgtatacaggctgataccggaacgcgacacagttacgtggtccactatggcgTGTATTGGCACCTTGTGTAATGTGGTTGAtatccaagcggatataaaatatatcctaccaccaccagtGTAATCGCTTGATTGTAATTTTAGATGGTCCAATAGAGTAGGACCTTCTTATAGCTTAATGTCTGtc encodes:
- the LOC115450355 gene encoding 39S ribosomal protein L52, mitochondrial yields the protein MSVTLRLGLINKVVARALSSTAVLSTKEWRVARGLPVNRNAEGILTDGPDYTFLDGRPTPLLHKQKLRMLRQRQYAEQIVQLCSELDFAKERYQKMQLAKEQEKQQILSDRLKPKGSALYKKK